Sequence from the Desulfofalx alkaliphila DSM 12257 genome:
TATAATAAGAGACCAGCATACTATAAAAAGGTTGAGAAAATCTTAAAAAGGATAAAAGAATATAGTTCTGTATTTGAGGAATACAGACAGTCCCTGGGATTACTTAAAAGCGATAGCTTAGACAAGTACACTGAAAAAGTATTATTATCTACTGCCATTATAAGATTCCAACTAACCCTATTGTCATTACTTGAAAAAGGAAGGATTAGTCTCGAAGATAGAGAATGGAAATTCAACATATTGGCTCATGATATTGATGGCTTTGCCTCACATGCAATTGAAGACTTAATGCTTTGGTTAGAGAACCTTTGTAAGCTTACAGCTTTAAAATTAATGAAGCCTCAATATAAAATAAATTATATTAAGGCGGCACAACAATTTGATTTTTCCAAAGGCTATATAAATATAGATTTTAGTTTATTAAAGAGATGGACAGATGAAAACAAGTTAAGCCCTAACGTCATTTATGTTAGAACTGATTACTTTGATGATTTTGAATATTTTAGGGTAAGCACCTCTGACCCTGTTAAATATAGCATTATTGATGATGGTGAAAATAGCAATAAAGAGGCATTAGAATTTTTTTTAAAGAACATATATGGCTTTGATAGTTTTAACGATGGTCAGTTTCAGATAATTTCCCACGCATTAGCCTTGCAGGACACCATTGGTCTTTTACCTACTGGCGGAGGGAAGTCTTTATGCTATCAACTCATGGCTTTATTACAACCCTGCGTAAGTTTTGTGGTTTGCCCCATTAAATCTCTTATGTATGATCAAAAAGATAATCTGGACAAAGCTTTTATAACAAATACTAACTATATAAGTAGTGATCAAACACCTGCGGAAAAAGAAAAGGTAAGACAATTCTTTTCCGAGGGAAGATATCAATTTATATGGATATCACCAGAGCGGTTTCAGGATAAAAAATTCAGAAAAGAATTAGATGCCTTAAATAAAAATTTGACAATTGCCTATGCTGTAATAGATGAAGTTCATTGTTTATCAGAGTGGGGACATGATTTTAGGACTTCATATTTAAATCTTATTAGGACAATAAGAAGGTATTGCCCTTCATCTGTTTTCGTGGGTTTAACTGCAACTGCGTCTAATTTTGTATTAGAGGATATAAAGGTGGAGTTTGAAGTCGAAACAGCAAATATTAAAACCTTAACCTCTTTCGGTAGACCAGAACTTGAGTTTCATGTAATTAAAGATGAGAGCGATAAAAGGAAAGCCCTTATTGACTTATTAGAGGAATTAAAAATTGGACAACCTGATATTTTTATCCCAAAAGACGATTATACAAAGTCTGGTATTATATTTACTTTAACTGTTAATGGGCCATCTGGATGTTATGATATTGCAAATGACTTAAAAAGGGAATTAAAGGTGGATGTAAGGTGGTATTCTGGAAAGATACCTAAAATCAAGCAAAAATTTATTATGAATAATAGTGATTTTAATATTTATAAACAGGTGGTGCAAAAAGATTTTAAAGAGAATAAAATCCCATTGTTAGTAGCTACTAAGGCATTTGGCATGGGGATAGATAAGAAAAATGTAAGATATACTGTTCATTTTGGCATTCCACGTTCAATAGAATCTTTATATCAAGAAGCGGGTAGGGCTGGAAGGGATAAAAAAAGAGCTAACTGCTATATAATTTTCAGCCCAGCAAAAATTAATGCGAATAAACTTAATAAACTTTTTGATGTCAACACTTCTTTTGAAGAAATAAAAGAGATCCAGAAGGACGTTCGCTATGAAGGAAAGGATGTTATGGTAAACTTCTTCCTTTGGTTACAGAACACAAAGGGTGAGGAATTTGAGCTGGGTATTATGGAAAAAATTTTTAGATGCGCTGAACCGAAAAGGATTAAAAAGATATACTGCCGAAGATTGGGGCATCCCATGGCTGATGTTCAAAAAGGTATTTATAGATTAAGGACTGTTGGTGTCGTTGAAGATTGGACTATAGAAGATTGGAATACTGAGGTAATTGAGGTTGAATTTGCTGACTTCAATGAAGAGACAACATTAAATGCGTTATTAAAATATATTAATAAATATGATAAAGAGTTTAGCTTATCTGCTCATTCAATAAAAAACCCCAGATATAGTGAGTATATTAAAATATTTAGGGATAATAAAAAGCGTTTATCCGAACGTATCTTTACAATTTTACTTAAATGGAGCTATGAAAATATAATCTACAACAGAAGACAATCATTAAAAAACATATATGATTTGTGTAATAATTTTAAGAATGCACATGAATTTAAGGAAAGGATTGAGAGTTTCTTTAAATTTAATGAGAACACTTTCATACTGGATCATATAGCGAATAGTCCTGCCGATTATGAAAAATGGTTTGACGTTTTCTATACTGAATCAGAGGAGTACAAAGAGTTTGTAGGAATTGAAAAAGTTAAGGAATTATATGACACCATGACAAGGTTTCTTGAAAGCTATAGATATAATACTGGACTTAATTATCTAAGTGGGATAGTTGCTCTTTTTCTTAATGATTTTGATAAAAGAGACAATAGAGAACGTTTTATTTCATCCCTTGACCAGATAGTTAGTTATTCTGATGCTACAAGACAAAACATTCTAAATAACACTCTAAGCCTATGCACTAATCTTGATGACAAAAACAAGGAATATTTAAGCGAAATTTTGTGTGGTTATT
This genomic interval carries:
- a CDS encoding RecQ family ATP-dependent DNA helicase; translated protein: MSQYLQDILGAIHIDKEFNKRVRLIHDKPPKWISTIKGDEQENDYPAKEFFEKYLPIHLGEFAFVQNLIIPEVEINEICQVFNKRFMNQQVDFYLPQAKLVIEIDGQFHKLDDTTRIRDRERDSYLLKHGIKTIRIDTFELYNKRPAYYKKVEKILKRIKEYSSVFEEYRQSLGLLKSDSLDKYTEKVLLSTAIIRFQLTLLSLLEKGRISLEDREWKFNILAHDIDGFASHAIEDLMLWLENLCKLTALKLMKPQYKINYIKAAQQFDFSKGYINIDFSLLKRWTDENKLSPNVIYVRTDYFDDFEYFRVSTSDPVKYSIIDDGENSNKEALEFFLKNIYGFDSFNDGQFQIISHALALQDTIGLLPTGGGKSLCYQLMALLQPCVSFVVCPIKSLMYDQKDNLDKAFITNTNYISSDQTPAEKEKVRQFFSEGRYQFIWISPERFQDKKFRKELDALNKNLTIAYAVIDEVHCLSEWGHDFRTSYLNLIRTIRRYCPSSVFVGLTATASNFVLEDIKVEFEVETANIKTLTSFGRPELEFHVIKDESDKRKALIDLLEELKIGQPDIFIPKDDYTKSGIIFTLTVNGPSGCYDIANDLKRELKVDVRWYSGKIPKIKQKFIMNNSDFNIYKQVVQKDFKENKIPLLVATKAFGMGIDKKNVRYTVHFGIPRSIESLYQEAGRAGRDKKRANCYIIFSPAKINANKLNKLFDVNTSFEEIKEIQKDVRYEGKDVMVNFFLWLQNTKGEEFELGIMEKIFRCAEPKRIKKIYCRRLGHPMADVQKGIYRLRTVGVVEDWTIEDWNTEVIEVEFADFNEETTLNALLKYINKYDKEFSLSAHSIKNPRYSEYIKIFRDNKKRLSERIFTILLKWSYENIIYNRRQSLKNIYDLCNNFKNAHEFKERIESFFKFNENTFILDHIANSPADYEKWFDVFYTESEEYKEFVGIEKVKELYDTMTRFLESYRYNTGLNYLSGIVALFLNDFDKRDNRERFISSLDQIVSYSDATRQNILNNTLSLCTNLDDKNKEYLSEILCGYYPDKGLEIYEALGDMHSLYVNLSNEIERIKHIRAGLIWRI